The DNA segment AAGATAGTGAAGGGATACAATGGGTAGGTGCCTCGAGAAACATCACATCCAGTAAATTATCTTAAAGGAGGTGTGTCCAAAGTGCAGCCCATGTGCCATTTGTGGCCGTTGGAGTGATGTCTTGTAGCCCACAACTGCAGTTagaatttgacaaaaatgagtttaatttttgtgtACTTCTCATCAAATTCTAATTACCACAGATTGCTTTTAGGCTCGGCTAATTAACCTTGGCAGCGGGGTTTGTGAGGCCTGGTGCGTATAATACAGTGTGAGAACCCTTGGTTTTAAATTCACTAAGAATCTCAATTGGCTTTAAATAATTAGAAGTCTTGCATTTTGTTATGGCAGGACCATTTAATGTAGGGTTTTTTCTCTCAATGGATTTCTATCAGGCAAAACTTTTGAGTCACACACAAATATGTAACTCAAAGTGGTACCTTTGCCAGCTACCCGGCCATGTAGTTGTGACTGTATCATGGGTGCAGTTTTTGCTAAAGTTGATTGTGATGGAACAAGTTCCTTCAACCATCCCCTCTAGTTATAGATTTTTCAATCTTAAATTTAGTTAaagattgaattaaaaaaaagttttatagttttaatttGGCTTATTGGAGCCTGCAGATATGCTgtaactatttgttttttttatgtctgccAGGAAAGTAAACGGTCCAGGAACCCCTCGACCGTTGAACAGACCAAAGGTGTCTCTGGCCAACTCACTAGCAGCCAATGGTCTGCCAGACAGCACAGACAACAAAGACCTCAACACAGAGCAAGATGACAACAAAGACACCAGGTAGGACAGGATCTATAGAAAACCCATCTGCCCTCTTGACCACAACCAGCAGTTTGAATCTGTTTCTGTCATCTGTTTCCATTCCTCGTTAGCAATGTTTTGCCTTCAGAAGGCTCCCCAGGGAGCGCTGTGAAGAACAAGCACTcggacgaagaggaggaggaagaggacatGGAGGCTGAACACCAAGAGGTAAAGAGACTGAAGTTCTGCAAagacgaggaggaagaagaacaggaagtggagacgCCAAGGTCCTCGGACAGCAGCCACCACTCTAAAGAAGCTGAAGCCATGGttcaagaggaagaggaggaggaggagaagaaggaggcgTTCAGCACTGAAGCTGCCACTGAGGAGCCAGGTGGGTTCTGACTggatccatttctttttttaatgttctcctCATCAAGCTTACAGACGAGGGTTCTACTCTAAGCTGCTCagagtttttggtttgttgtcaaagttagttttaaattgtttgtctACTTCAAAATGTGCATTACTCAAAATAATTAGCTGAATAATAGACTACTGGGAATGCTATGGAGAATACTGAGGCATAAATTTACTGCTCCACCAGACCCACTAATAAATAGCCAACAAAGTAATGGAAAGCAATAACAGAGTACCAAACTGAAGAGAAAGGGCTCAAGAAGATGCAATTCTGTgcggatatatatatatatatatatatatatatatatatatatataaatatataaatccaACAGGgtcgtatatatatatatatatatatatatatatatatatatatatatatatatatatatatatatatatatatatatatatatatatatatatatatatataaacacacacataaaatacaaaattattttttcaactgTCATGcctactgatttaaaaaaaaaaaaataaataaataaataaaatgtttctggttgGGTGATGACCAGCCTGGTTTGTGGTGCATCTCTAGCTGATTACAACTGctttataaaaacagataagTGTATTTAAATGTAGCCGTATATTGTACAAttataaaaacctgttttaccCCATTCTTTGTCCTTGTTGTTTAGAACCAACTAGTGGCTCAGTGTCTGAGAGTTGCAAAGGATCCAAGCAGGATGAGGGCAATCCAGCAGAGAGGGAGGTACCATCTGCTTCAGAAGAGGAGGGTAGCGACATGGACCAGACAGACCAGCAGGCCCCCACTAGCGTCCAGGAGAACCAGGAGAGCAGCCGGGACGGAGAGGAGAGCAGCAGTGACCCGGTCGTCAGCAGCAGTACAGAGGAGGGAGCAGAAGCAGCCCAA comes from the Gambusia affinis linkage group LG07, SWU_Gaff_1.0, whole genome shotgun sequence genome and includes:
- the ppp4r2b gene encoding serine/threonine-protein phosphatase 4 regulatory subunit 2-B, whose translation is MEIDSLEEALRDFDKKAKKEPTPLLEQFLCHVAKTGQTMVPWSQFKSYFLFKLEKVMDDFRASAPEQRVSANPNVESVPFEDMKERILKIVKGYNGIPFTIQRLCELLTEPKRNYTGTDKFLRGVEKNVLVVSCVHPTSEKNGCSTVNRMNGVMLPGNASAFIERKVNGPGTPRPLNRPKVSLANSLAANGLPDSTDNKDLNTEQDDNKDTSNVLPSEGSPGSAVKNKHSDEEEEEEDMEAEHQEVKRLKFCKDEEEEEQEVETPRSSDSSHHSKEAEAMVQEEEEEEEKKEAFSTEAATEEPEPTSGSVSESCKGSKQDEGNPAEREVPSASEEEGSDMDQTDQQAPTSVQENQESSRDGEESSSDPVVSSSTEEGAEAAQEEAAVTSSFSTTEPPTEGATLNTETTEEPMEQD